From one Mytilus galloprovincialis chromosome 13, xbMytGall1.hap1.1, whole genome shotgun sequence genomic stretch:
- the LOC143056519 gene encoding calmodulin-like, translated as MVDKLTKEQILECRAAFRLFDKDGDGTITTHEIGVVMRSLGKHPTDEDLKKIVDEIDIDGDGTVTFEEFLAIMTKQLCSKETAADIREAFRVFDKDGKGYLTVSEFQHIMGNLGEKMTWEETEEMIEEVDTDGDGKISCDDFIKIVTTTE; from the exons aatgtAGGGCAGCTTTCCGTTTGTTTGATAAAGATGGCGACGGTACTATTACAACACATGAGATAGGTGTTGTCATGAGATCATTAGGAAAACACCCAACAGATGAAGACCTGAAAAAAATTGTAGATGAGATTGATATAGATG GTGATGGAACAGTGACATTTGAAGAATTTTTGGCCATAATGACAAAACAGTTATGCTCTAAAGAAACCGCTGCGGATATTCGAGAGGCCTTTCGAGTTTTCGATAAAGACGGAAAAGGTTATCTCACAGTATCAGAGTTTCAGCACATCATGGGAAATCTTGGAGAGAAAATGACATGGGAAGAAACGGAGGAGATGATAGAAGAGGTCGACACGGATGGTGATGGAAAAATTTCTTGTGACG atttcataaaaatAGTTACTACGACAGAGTAA